The sequence GAATAGCCAATTTGCCTCCCACTCCTGGTTTGGTCGGTGGTGTAGTGATACTTTGTATTTCATTGTGGGACTCAGCTTCGCTTCGTGATTCGGCTTCGCTTCGTGATTCGGCTTCTCTTCGGTAATCAGCTTCGCTTCGTGATGCAGAGGCACTCGTAGAAGCTGCCTCGCTATGAGATTTCGCTTCGCTCTTAGATTCGGCCTCTCTTCGCGACTCTGAAGATGTCTTAGAAGCTTCGTCCTTTCGAGACTTAGCTTCGCTTCGTGCTTCAGCCTCGCTTCGTGATTCAGAGATACTCGTAGAGGCTGCTTCTTTTCGAGACTCAGCTTCGCTTTGTGATTCAGAGGCACTCGTAGAGGCTGCTTCCCGTCGAGACTCAGCTTCGGTTCGTGATACGTCCTCGCGTCGTGATTCAGCTTCGCTTCGCGATTCAGAGGCACTCTTTGACTCTGCTTCTCTTCGAGATTCAGCTTCGCTTCGTGATACAGAGGCACTCGTAGAAGCTGCCTCGCTAGAAGATTTCGCTTCGCTCTTAGATTCGGCCTTGCTTCGAGACTCTGAAGCACTCTTAGAGGCTGTTTCCCCGCGAGACTTAGCTTCGCTTTGTGATTTGGCTTCGCTTCGTGATTCGGCTTCACTTCGCGATTCAGAGGCACTCTTGGAGGCTGCTTCCCTTCGAGACTCAGCTTCACTTCGTGCTACTGCCCCGCTTTGAGAATCAGAGGAACTTCTAGAGGCTGCTTCACTTCGAGATTCAGCTTCGCTTCGTGATTCGGCTTCACTTCGCGATTCAGAGGCACTCGTAGACTCGCCTTCGCTTCGTGATACTGAGTCACGCTTTGTCTCTGCTTCTCTTCGAGATTCAGCTTCGCTTCGTGATGCAGAGGCACTTGTAGAAGCTGCCTTGCTATGAGCTTTCGCTTCGCTCTTAGATTCGACCTCGCTTCGAGACTCTGAAGCACTCTTAGAGGCTGCTTCCCTGCGAGACTCAGCTTCGCTTCGTGATTTGGCCTCGCTTCGTGATTCGGTTTCACTTCGCGATTCAGAGGCACTCGTAGACTCGCCTTCGCTTCGTGATTCAGAGGCACTCTTGGAGGCTGCTTCCCTTTGAGACTCAGCTTCGCTTCGAGCTTCGGCTTCGCTTTGTGACTCTGAGGCGCTTTTGGAAGCTGTTTCGCTTCGAGTTTCCTCTTCGCTCTTAGATTCAGCTAAGCTTCGTGATTCGGAAGAACTCTTTGACCCAGCTGTCCTGCGAGACTCAGCTTCGCTTCGTGATTCAGAGGCACTCTTGGAGGCTGCTTCCCTTTGAGACTCAGCTTCGCTTCGAGCTTCGGCTTCGTTTTGTGATCCTGAGGCGCTCTTGGAGGCTGCTTCGCTTCGAGTTTCCTTTTCGCTCTTAGATTCGGCCACGCTTTGTGATTCCGAAGAACTTCCAGAGGCTGCTTCCCTTCGAGTCTCAGCTTCGCTTCGGGCTTCAGCTTCGCTTCGTGATTTTGAAGAACTCTTCGACTCAGCTACCCTGCGAGACTCAGCTTCGCTTTGTGATTCGGAAGAACTCTTTGACTCAGCTTCTCTGCGAGACTCAGCTTCGCTTCGTGATTCAGAGGTACTCGAAGAGGCTTCTTCCCTTCGAGACTCAGCTTCGCTTCGTACTTCAGCTTCACTTCGGGCTTCGGCTTCGCTTCGTGATTCAGAAGTACTCGAAGAGGCTGCTTCTTTTCGAGACTCAGCTTCGCTTCGGGCTTCAGCTTCGCTTCGTGATTTTGAAGAACTCTTCGACTCAGCTACCCTGCGAGACTCAGCTTCGCTTCGTGATTCGGAAGAACTCTTTGACTCAGCTTCCCTGCGAGACTCAGCTTCGCTTCGTGATTCAGAGGTACTCGAAGAGGCTTCTTCCCTTTGAGACTCAGCTTCGCTTCGTGCTTCGGCTTCGCTTCGGGCTTCGGCTTTGCTTCGTGATTCTGAAGAACTCTTTGACTCAGCTTCCCTGCGAGACTCAGCTTCGCTTCGTGATTCAGAGGTACTCGAAGAGGCTGCTTCTCTTCGAGACTCAGCTTCGCTTCGGGCTTCAGCTTCGCTTCGTGATTTTGAAGAACTCTTCGACTCGGCTACCCTGCGAGACTCAGCTTCGCTTCGTGATTCGGAAGAACTCTTTGACTCAGCTTCCCCGCGAGACTCAGCTTCGCTTCGTGACTCAGAGGTATTCGAAGAGGCTTCTTCCCTTCGAGACTCAGCTTCGCTTCGTGCTTCGGCTTCGTTTCGGGCTTCGGCTTCGCTTCGTGATTCGGAAGAACTCTTTGACTCAGCTTCCCCGCGAGACTCAGCTTCGCTTCGTGATTCAGAGGTATTCGAAGAGGCTTCTTCCCTTCGAGACTCAGCTTCGCTTCGTGCTTCGGCTTCGTTTCGGGCTTCGGCTTTGCTTCGTGATTCTGAAGAACTCTTTGACTCAGCTTCCCTGCGAGACTCAGCTTCGCTTCGTGATTCAGAGGCACTCTTGGAGGCTGCTTCCCTTCGAGACTCAGCTTCGCTTCGAGCTTCGGCTTCGCTTTGTGACTCTGAGGCGCTCTTGGAGGCTGTTTCGCTTCGAGTTTCCTCTTCGCTCTTAGATTCAGCTAAGCTTCGTGATTCGGAAGTACTCTTTGACCCAGCTGCCCTGCGAGACTCAGCTTCGCTTCGTGATTTAGAGGCACTCTTGGAGGCTGCTTCACTGCGAGACTCAGCTTCGCTTCGTGATTCGGAAGAACTCTTTGACTCAGCTTCCCTACGAGACTCAGCTTCGCTTCGTGCTTCGGCTTCGCTTCGGGCTTCGGCTTCGCTTCGTGATTCTGAAGAACCCTTTGACTCAGCTTCCCTATGAGACTCAGCTTCGCTTCGTGATTCAGCTTCGCTTCGTGATTTTGAAGAACTCTTCGACTCAGCTACCCTGCGAGACTCAGCTTCGCTTTGTGATTCGGAAGAACTCTTTGACTCAGCTTCTCTGTGAGACTCAGCTTCGCTTCGTGCTTCGGCTTCACTTCGGGCTTCAGCTTCGCTTAGTGATTCTGAAGAACTCTTTGACTCAGCTACCCTGCGAGACTCAGCTTCGCTTCGTGATTCAGAGGCACTCTTGGAGGCTGCTTCCCTTCGAGACTCAGCTTCGCTTCGGGCTTCAGCTTCGCTTCGTGATTTTGAAGAACTCTTCGACTCAGCTACCCTGCGAGACTCAGCTTCGCTTCGTGATTCGGAAGAACTCTTTGACTCAGCTTCCCTTCGAGACTCAGCTTCGCTTCGTGATTCAGAGGTACTCGAAGAGGCCGCTTCCCTTCGAGACTCAGCTTCGCTTCGGGCTTCAGCTTCGCTTCGTGATTTTGAAGAACTCTTCGACTCAGCTACCCTGCGAGACTCAGCTTCGCTTCGTGCTTCTGCTCCGCTTCGTGCTTCAGCTTCACTTCGGGCTTCAGCTTCGCTTCGTGATTCTGAAGAACTCTTTGACTCAGCTACCCTGCGAGACTCTGCTTCGCTTCGTGATTCGGAAGAACTCTTTGACCCAGCTTCCCTACGAGACTCAGCTTCGCTTCGTGATTCAGAGGCACTCTTGGAGGCTGCTTCCCTTAGAGACTCAGCTACCCTGCGAGACTCAGCTTCGCTTCGTGATTCGGAAGAACTCTTTGACTCAGCTTCCGTTCGAGACTCAGCTTCGCTTCGTGCTTCGGCTTCGCTTCGGGCTTCGGCTTCGCTTCGTGATTCTGAAGAACCCTTTGACTCAGCTTCCCTATGAGACTCAGCTTCGCTTCGTGATTCAGAGGTACTCGAAGAGGCCGCTTCCCTTCGAGACTCAGCTTCGCTTCGGGCTTCAGCTTCGCTTCGTGATTTTGAAGAACTCTTCGACTCAGCTACCCTGCGAGACTCAGCTTCGCTTCGTGCTTCTGCTTCGCTTCGGGCTTCAGCTTCGCTTCGTGATTCTGAAGAACTCTTCGACTCAACTACCCTGCGAGACTCTGCTTCGCTTCGTGATTCGGAAGAACTCTTTAACTCAGCTTCCCTGCGAGACTCAGCTTCGCTTCGTGATTCAGAGGTACTCGAAGAGGCTTCTTCCCTTCGAGACTCAGCTTCGCTTCGTGCTTCGGTTTCGGCTTTGCTTCGTGATTCTGAAGAACTCTTTGACTCAGCTTCCCTGCGAGACTCAGCTTCGCTTCGTGATTCAGAGGTACTCGAAGAGGCTGCTTCCCTTTGAGACTCTGCTTCGCTTCGTGATTCAGAGGCACTCTTTGACTCAGCTTCGCTTCGTGCTTCGGCTTCGCTTCGGGCTTCGGCTTTGCTTCGTGATTCTGAAGAACTCTTTGACTCAGCTTCCCTGCGAGACTCAGCTTCGCTTCGTGATTCAGAGGTACTCGAAGAGGCTTCTTCCCTTCGAGACTCAGCTTCGCTTCGTGCTTCGGCTTCGCTTCGTGATTCTGAAGAACTCTTTGACTCAGCTACCCTGCGAGACTCTGCTTCGCTTCGTGATTCAGAGGTACTCGAAGAGGCTTCTTCCCTTCGAGACTCAGCTTCGCTTCGTGCTTCGGTTTCGGCTTTGCTTCGTGATTCTGAAGAACTCTTTGACTCAGCTTCCCTGCGAGACTCAGCTTCGCTTCGTGTTTCAGAGGTCCTCGAAGAGGCTGCTTCCTTTCGAGACTCAGCTTCGCTTCGTGATTCAGAGGCACTCTTGGAGGTTGCTTCCTTTCGAGACTCAGCTTCGCGTCGTGCTTCTGCCTCGCTTTGAGATTCAGAGGAACTTCTAGAGGCTGCCTCCCTTCGAGATTCAGCTGTGCTTCGAGACTCAGCTTCGCTTCGTGCTTCGGCTTCGCTTCGGGCTTCAGCTTCGCTTCGTGATTCTGAAGAACTCTTTGACTCAGCTACCCTGCGAGACTCTGCTTCGCTTCGTGATTCTGAAGAACTCTTTGACTCAGCTTCCCTGCGAGACTCAGCTTCGCTTCGGGCTTCAGCTTCGCTTCGTGATTTTGAAGAACTCTTCGACTCAGCTACCCTGCGGGACTGAGCTTCGCTTCGTGATTCGGAAGAACTATTTGACTCAGCTTCCCTGCGAGACTCAGCTTCGCTTCGTGATTCAGAGGTACTCGAAGAGGCTTCTTTCCTTTGAGATTCAGCTTCGCTTCGTGATTCTGAAGAACTCTTTGTCTCAGCTTCCCTGCGAGACTCTGCTTCGCTTCGTGATTCGGAAGAACTCTTTGACTCAGCTTCCCTGCGAGACTCAGCTTCGCTACGTGATTCAGAGGTACTCGAAGAGGCTTCTTCCCTTCGAGACTCAGCTTCGCTTCGTGCTTCGGCTTCGCTTCGGGCTTCGGCTTTGCTTCGTGATTCTGAAGAATTCTTTGCCTCAGCTTCACTGCAAGACTCAGCTTCGCTTCGTGATTCAGAAGTACTCGAAGAGGCTGCTTCCCTTCGAGACTCAGCTTCGCTTCGTGACTCGGCCTCTCTTCGTGACTCGGCCTGGCTTCGTGATTCAGAGGCACTTCGAGACTCTCCTTCGCTTTGTGATTCAGACGCACTCTTTGACTCTGCTTCCCTTCGAGACTCAGCTTCGCGTCGTGCTTCTACCTCGCTTTGAGATTCAGAGGAACTTCTAGAGGCTGATTCCCTTCGAGATTCAGTTTCGCTTCGTGCTTCGGCTTCGCTTCGGGTTTCTACTTCGCTTCGTGATTCTGAAGAACTCTTTGTCTCAGCTTCCCTGCGAGACTCAGCTTCGCTTCGTGATTCAGAGGTACTCGAAGAGACTGCTTCCCTTCGAGACTCAGCTTCGCTTCGTGCTTCGGCTTCGCTTCGGGCTTCGACTTCGCTTCGGGCTTCGACTTCGCTTCGTGATTTAGAAGAACTCTTCGACTCAGCTACCCTGCGAGACTCAGCTTCGCTTCGTGATTCAGAAGAACTCTTTGACTCTGTTTCCCTGCGAGATTCAGCTTCGCTTCGTGATTCAGAAGCACTCGTTGAGGCTGTTTTCTTTCGAGACTCGGCCTCGCTTCGTGTTTCGGCCTCACTTCGCGATTCTGAGGCGCTCTTATGGGCTGTTTCGCTTCGAGATTCCGCTTCGCTCTTAGATTCGGCCTCGCTTTGTGATTCTGAAACACTCTTAGATTCGACTTCGCTTCGTGACTCTGCTTCCTTAGCTTCGCTTCTAGATTCCGAAGTATTTGTAGATTCAGAGGCACTCTTGGACTCTGCTTCGCTTCGTGATTCTGTTTGTCTAAGAGATTCAGATTCAAAGTTGCTTTGACTTTGACTATGACTTTTTGATATTtgcttttcaatttcaatactTTGTGTTGCTTTTGAATGACTTGGTGAAGGTTCTACAGGAATTACTGGGTGACTTTGGCTAGGTCTGGGCTGACTTTGAATTGGTTGCAACGGTTGGCTTTGATCCGGTACTGGCTGCAAAGGTTGGCTTTGACCAGCTACTGGCTGTAAAGGTTGACTATGACCAGGTACTGGCTGTAAAGGTTGGCTTTGACCAGGTACTGGCTGTAAAGGTTGGCTTTGACCAGGTACTGGCTGTAAAGGTTGACTTTGACCAGGTACTGGCTGTAAAGGTTGACTTTGACCAGGTACTGGCTGTAAAGGTTGGCTTTGACCAGGTACTGGCTGTAAAGGTTGACTTTGGCCAGGTCGTGGTTGCTGTGTCGGCTGTATTGGTCTCTGTCCTGGTGCAGGTCGCAAAGGCTGGCTTTGGCCATATAATGGTTGCTGGGCTGGTGCCAATGGTTGGCTTTGTGCTGGTTTAAATTGCTGAACTGGTTGCAATGGTTGATTTTGACCTTGCACTGCTTGTAATTGTTGGATTTGGCCTGGTCTCAATGGTTGTCCTGGTTGCAAAGGTTGGCTTTGTCCTGGCTGAATTGGTTGACTTACACTCGGTACTCGTTGCAAAGGCTGGCTCTGGCCTGGTCTTAGTTGTCCTGGTTGCAAAGGTTGTTGTAGTGGTTGCAAAGGTGGGCCAAGTCTTTGTTGTTCAAAGCTACTCTGTTGGCGACTTGATGAAGAAGCTTGACTAGCGCTAGAAGATTGTGAAGAAGACTGCGAAGTTTGTCCCTGAGAATATTGGCTTGAAGGTTGCAAAGGTTGTGAAACAATAGGCCGTTGTAGTTGAATTGGCTGTGAAACAACAGGTCGTGGTTGAATTGGTTGTTGTGGTTGCAAAGGTTGTGAAACAACTGGCTGTTGCGGTTGAATTGGCTGTGAAACAACAGGCTGTGGTTGAATTGGTTGTTGTGGTTGCAAAGGCTGTGAAACAACTGGCTGTTGTGGTTGTATTGGCTGTGAAATAACGGGCTTTGGGTAAATTGGTTGCTGTGGTTGCTGAGGAGACACAGGTCTCTGTTGTAAAGGTTGCGGTGGTTGAACTGGTTGTACAATTTGTGGTGGGATTGGTCGCTGTGTGCGCCCAGGTTGCAACGGGCGTTGGGGTTGAATTGGTTGCGATGGCACTGGTTGTACAATTTGTGGTTGCAAAGGTCTCTGTGGCGACACAATTTGAGGTTGCTGAGGCAATGGTTGTACTACTTGTGGTGTAGTCGGGTGTACAACTTGTGGTGAAACTGGTTGCGCAACTTGTGACTGCCCAAGCTGAGGCTTGCCAGTTAGATTTGTAGATTCTTTATTAGTTTTCCATGCATTTTGTGATTGGCTTGATTCAGATTGTGCTCTGGATTCAGATTGCGCTCTAGATTCAGATTGCGCTCTAGATTCAGATTGTGCTCTAGATTCAGATTGTGCTCTGGATTCGGATTGTGCTCTGGATTCAGATTGCGCTCTAGATTCAGATTGCGCTCTAGATTCAGATTGTGCTCTGGATTCGGATTGTGCTCTGGATTCAGATTGTGCTCTGGATTCAGATTGTGCTCTGGATTCAGATTGTGCTCTAGATTCAGATTGCACTCTGGATTCAGATTCTGATCGTCTTCTTTCAATCTCTGATTCCGTTTGCGAACTTGATGCGCTTTCTGATTCAGATTGTGTTCTGGATTCCGAGTGTTTTCTGGATTCAGATTCAGCCTCtaatcgttttttttcactagcTGATTCAGAACTAGCAGCACTTTGTGATTCTGAATGACTTTGTCTTTCTGATTTTGATTCAGATTGCAAACTTGATGCACTTTCTGATTTGGTCTCTGTTTCAGATCGTTTCCTCTCATTTTCTGATTTCTCTGATTCAGATCGCGAAGTGGAAGTACTTTCTGATTTAGATTCAGCTTCTGAACGTTTTCTTTCATTCTCTAATTGAGCACTAGATTTACTCTCTGACCTAGACGCGGCTTCTGATTTCTCTGATTCAGATTTAGCACTGGATTCGGATTTAGACTCTGATTCTGAGTGATGTCTATCAATATCTGATTGAGCGCTAGATTCACTCTCTGATTTGGATTCAGCTTCTGATCGTTCTGATTCAGATCTAGAAGCACTTTCTGATCGGTCTGACTGCTGTGATTCTGACTGGGCACTGGAAGTACTTTCAGATCTTGACCTTTCAAGTTCTGATTTTGATTGGGCACTTGATTGTGACTGTGAAATAGAAGCACTTTCTGATTTCGATTGTGATTCTGAACGAcgcctttcagtttttgatTCAGATTGACTAGATTCAGATCTAGACTTTGATTCTGAACGTTGTTTCTCACTCTCCAATTGAGCACTAAGAGCGCTTTCTGATTTAGACTGTGATTCTGAATGCTGTCTCACACTCTCCGATTGTGAACTAGAAGCGCTTTCTGATTTAGACTGTGACTCTGAATGCTGTCTCTCACTCTCTGATTGAGCACCAGAAGCGCTTTCTGATTTAGACTGTGACTCTGAATGCTGTCTCTCACTCTCTGATTGAGCACCAGAAGCGCTTTCTGATTTAGACTGTGACTCTGAATGCTGTCTCTCACTCTCTG is a genomic window of Amyelois transitella isolate CPQ chromosome 28, ilAmyTran1.1, whole genome shotgun sequence containing:
- the LOC106133704 gene encoding pneumococcal serine-rich repeat protein isoform X1, which translates into the protein MKLFVLKILVWALYVYTTNADPQPNRAPHKVNVVRQLKSQQNKGRHEDVRHHGNGPHHFGTPPGLGGKVKDHGFGLPPSGHHHEEGFGHPPAFGPPPGPPGFGHHPPGPPNFGHHSPGFGHHPSGPPGFGHHPLGPPRLELPSFPNKHPEATELPSLLNINDETSSFRSESESASSSSESESVTKSGSQFESESSSQNSEFSSSSESSSSQSQSESQSESSSQSHAESSQSKSESHFTESDSSDFSHGVEYHPEGIDKSIDEAADAAKESWNKETKVDSEIVNTGVDVISDILRNLFGFRGHNAHKQSAELLYQLTGLHDENAALRYIGTTAGLKSRSQIYEFIRRIRGSREWKFVTSFFIQLEGTANVRVIVALLREMTNENNVFKAYEVLKRLTGHADFDAIFEILQKISGEKNSHEICDYFRHVAHTKGLQGIKLTIRKLTGGVGPAEFPKVFENLLPEIDMKGAFDLLMSVTRTGDIGEAIITFCQILNNKSFSKSIVVIKKATGQTQLKYALEELIQEINRTSLRVIVQNLYRITGRVNLEQVQDVFKNVFDDDNIVNVITRINKVTRRRDAIFFLNSLLDITQTRVLEDASTIIKSLTTRKEASMLDVLDQIRIKSGHEDIIDFFKKLCSHTGTKSIQKAWDVIIKVTKITDIFLFFETVYKYTKVEIIVFIETILRITNSTNFAAAALKFNQMTRTTSFFESIEVIYTIVRIDIIRFFELFITISKRFYLEEVITICEEFTETTDFVDALSKLREATGESDIRKAIEYIKQNKPSKLGSSTTPEPTTTTTTTPAPTTTTTTTTPAPTTTTTTTTEAPTTTTTESTESESASSSQSESEKSEAESKSESASSSQSESEKSEAESKSESASSSQSESEKSEAQSKSESASSSQSESEKSEAESKSESASSSQSESEKSEAESKSESASSSQSESEKSEAQSKSESASSSQSESEKSEAESKSESASSSQSESEKSEAESKSESASSSQSESEKSEAESKSESASSSQSESEKSEAESKSESASSSQSESEKSEAQSKSESATSSQSESEKSESESKSESASSSQSESEKSEAESKSESATSSQSESEKSESESKSESATSSQSESEKSESESKSESASSSQSESEKSEAESKSESASSSQSESEKSEAESKSESASSSQSESEKSEAESKSESASSSQSESEKSEAESKSESASSSQSESEKSEAESKSESASSSQSESEKSEAESKSESASSSQSESEKSEAQSKSESATSSQSESEKSESESKSESASSSQSESEKSEAESKSESASSLQSESEKSEAESKSESASSLQSESEKSEAESKSESASSSQSESEKSESESKSESASSSQSESEKSEAESKSESASSSQSESEKSEAQSKSESASSSQSESVKSESASSSQSESEKSEAESKSESASSSQSESEKSVAQSKSESASNSQSESKSESISRSESESKSESASRSESNSESASRSESESKSQTASSTQSEIERQRSESQSRSESRAQSELEKSESEKTISKSESASESESKSASAQSESERRRSESESKSESASSSQSESEKSAAESTSESASSSQSESAAESKSESESSAQSESETQRSESETRSESVQSVSEKSESEKTLSQSESSAQTESGKSQTTESQSESKSESERQRSESKSESASRSESESNEQSESEKLETEKRLSESESAAKSESESRSQSESERQRSGSKSESSARSESEKSASEESHSEAESRSKSESSAQTETETQRSETESKSKSSEESKSSSKSESSARSESEKQHSESQSKSESASSAQSESERQHSESQSASESASSAQSESEKQHSESQSKSESASGAQSESERQHSESQSKSESASGAQSESERQHSESQSKSESASGAQSESERQHSESQSKSESASGAQSESERQHSESQSKSESASGAQSESERQHSESQSKSESASSSQSESVRQHSESQSKSESALSAQLESEKQRSESKSRSESSQSESKTERRRSESQSKSESASISQSQSSAQSKSELERSRSESTSSAQSESQQSDRSESASRSESERSEAESKSESESSAQSDIDRHHSESESKSESSAKSESEKSEAASRSESKSSAQLENERKRSEAESKSESTSTSRSESEKSENERKRSETETKSESASSLQSESKSERQSHSESQSAASSESASEKKRLEAESESRKHSESRTQSESESASSSQTESEIERRRSESESRVQSESRAQSESRAQSESRAQSESRAQSESRAQSESRAQSESRAQSESRAQSESRAQSESRAQSESRAQSESRAQSESRAQSESSQSQNAWKTNKESTNLTGKPQLGQSQVAQPVSPQVVHPTTPQVVQPLPQQPQIVSPQRPLQPQIVQPVPSQPIQPQRPLQPGRTQRPIPPQIVQPVQPPQPLQQRPVSPQQPQQPIYPKPVISQPIQPQQPVVSQPLQPQQPIQPQPVVSQPIQPQQPVVSQPLQPQQPIQPRPVVSQPIQLQRPIVSQPLQPSSQYSQGQTSQSSSQSSSASQASSSSRQQSSFEQQRLGPPLQPLQQPLQPGQLRPGQSQPLQRVPSVSQPIQPGQSQPLQPGQPLRPGQIQQLQAVQGQNQPLQPVQQFKPAQSQPLAPAQQPLYGQSQPLRPAPGQRPIQPTQQPRPGQSQPLQPVPGQSQPLQPVPGQSQPLQPVPGQSQPLQPVPGQSQPLQPVPGQSQPLQPVPGHSQPLQPVAGQSQPLQPVPDQSQPLQPIQSQPRPSQSHPVIPVEPSPSHSKATQSIEIEKQISKSHSQSQSNFESESLRQTESRSEAESKSASESTNTSESRSEAKEAESRSEVESKSVSESQSEAESKSEAESRSETAHKSASESRSEAETRSEAESRKKTASTSASESRSEAESRRETESKSSSESRSEAESRRVAESKSSSKSRSEVEARSEVEARSEAEARSEAESRREAVSSSTSESRSEAESRREAETKSSSESRSEVETRSEAEARSETESRRESASRSSSESQSEVEARREAESRREAESKSASESQSEGESRSASESRSQAESRREAESRSEAESRREAASSSTSESRSEAESCSEAEAKNSSESRSKAEARSEAEARSEAESRREEASSSTSESRSEAESRREAESKSSSESRSEAESRREAETKSSSESRSEAESQRKEASSSTSESRSEAESRREAESNSSSESRSEAQSRRVAESKSSSKSRSEAEARSEAESRREAESKSSSESRSEAESRRVAESKSSSESRSEAEARSEAEARSEAESRSTAESRREAASRSSSESQSEAEARREAESRKEATSKSASESRSEAESRKEAASSRTSETRSEAESRREAESKSSSESRSKAETEARSEAESRREEASSSTSESRSEAESRRVAESKSSSESRSEAEARSEAESRREEASSSTSESRSEAESRREAESKSSSESRSKAEARSEAEARSEAESKSASESRSEAESQREAASSSTSESRSEAESRREAESKSSSESRSKAETEARSEAESRREEASSSTSESRSEAESRREAELKSSSESRSEAESRRVVESKSSSESRSEAEARSEAEARSEAESRRVAESKSSSKSRSEAEARSEAESRREAASSSTSESRSEAESHREAESKGSSESRSEAEARSEAEARSEAESRTEAESKSSSESRSEAESRRVAESLREAASKSASESRSEAESRREAGSKSSSESRSEAESRRVAESKSSSESRSEAEARSEAEARSGAEARSEAESRRVAESKSSSKSRSEAEARSEAESRREAASSSTSESRSEAESRREAESKSSSESRSEAESRRVAESKSSSKSRSEAEARSEAESRREAASKSASESRSEAESRRVAESKSSSESLSEAEARSEAEARSEAESHREAESKSSSESQSEAESRRVAESKSSSKSRSEAESRSEAESHREAESKGSSESRSEAEARSEAEARSEAESRREAESKSSSESRSEAESRSEAASKSASKSRSEAESRRAAGSKSTSESRSLAESKSEEETRSETASKSASESQSEAEARSEAESRREAASKSASESRSEAESRREAESKSSSESRSKAEARNEAEARSEAESRREEASSNTSESRSEAESRGEAESKSSSESRSEAEARNEAEARSEAESRREEASSNTSESRSEAESRGEAESKSSSESRSEAESRRVAESKSSSKSRSEAEARSEAESRREAASSSTSESRSEAESRREAESKSSSESRSKAEARSEAEARSEAESQREEASSSTSESRSEAESRREAESKSSSESRSEAESRRVAESKSSSKSRSEAEARSEAESRKEAASSSTSESRSEAEARSEAEVRSEAESRREEASSSTSESRSEAESRREAESKSSSESQSEAESRRVAESKSSSKSRSEAEARSEAETRREAASGSSSESQSVAESKSEKETRSEAASKSASGSQNEAEARSEAESQREAASKSASESRSEAESRRTAGSKSSSESRSLAESKSEEETRSETASKSASESQSEAEARSEAESQREAASKSASESRSEGESTSASESRSETESRSEAKSRSEAESRREAASKSASESRSEVESKSEAKAHSKAASTSASASRSEAESRREAETKRDSVSRSEGESTSASESRSEAESRSEAESRSEAASRSSSDSQSGAVARSEAESRREAASKSASESRSEAESRSEAKSQSEAKSRGETASKSASESRSKAESKSEAKSSSEAASTSASVSRSEAESRREAESKSASESRSEAESRREDVSRTEAESRREAASTSASESQSEAESRKEAASTSISESRSEAEARSEAKSRKDEASKTSSESRREAESKSEAKSHSEAASTSASASRSEADYRREAESRSEAESRSEAESHNEIQSITTPPTKPGVGGKLAIQQGKREIMHALETNMNLKILILPNGPKQKNCFCTCQSDSAPKLVPMKDLPAEITTT